AGATGAAGAAGAGCTTATGATGATTGCTTTAGACAGCGGTGCTGAAGACTTTGATGTGAGCGATGATGGATTTGAGATAACGACTACACCTGAAACTTTTTCTAAAGTATGTGATGCATTGGAGGAAAATGTAATAAAAACAGCTTCTGCCAGTGTTGAAATGGTTCCAAGCAACTATACAAAGCTTGAAGATGAAGCGCAAATCAAGAAGTTTGAAAAAATGCTTGAGATGTTTGAAGATAATGATGATGTTCAGGATGTTTATCACAATGCTGAATTTCCAGATGATTACGAAGGATAATTAAAATATATATTATAAAATCAAAGAGTCTTATTAAAGGCTCTTTTTTATTTTCAAATAATTATTTGATAAATTTTTTCTTTTTGTTTAATTCTCTATATAAAGTCAATAATTTAATGATTTAAAATACGGTTTTTTCATTCAAGATATCTATGTGTATAAAATTTCCCTATATGGTTAAAATATGAAATAATCAAATATCCACAAAGGAAGTAATGGGATTATGAATAATTTAAATTTAAAAGATTTGCAAAAGAAGATTTTTAATAAAAAAAATATACCTATACTTATATGCGTTATGTGTATAGGGTTAAGTGTTACATTGGCAGCCTGTTCTATGGAGCATGACAGCGACCCAAAAGCGGAGACTAAAAGCAATGAATACGACGATGTAAAAAGTTCCGTTCAGGAAGCAAAAACAACAGAAAATACTAAAGTTACTTTTAAGAGGTACTATACGAAAACTCAGAGTATAAAAGAAGAAACCTCGATGATAGACTCGGATAAAGTCGGACTCGGAGAAGAAGCATTCGGAGCGGAATATGAAAGTTATACAATCGAAAGTTTTTCTGCAGATAACGTGGTTCTTATAAAAGATATAGATTCTTATCCAAAGGGATATTATAAGATTACCGCTCTTAAGGATAACGGAGATGAATTCATAGCTGTGTATGAATATGATAATGACGGTAAAGAGAAACTGCTGGAAGTAACGGAGACACCTCTAGAACTTCTTGACAGTGATACCATTAAAGAAATAAAAGAGGGTATTGTTGTCGAAGGAAAAGATAAATTATATACAGTTTTACAAAATTATGCTGAGTAAGGAGAAAATATGAAAAAGAAAAGTAAGATTATTTTATTTTTGGTATGTGCGGTTTTCAGTGCAAGTATTATTTTAGTCAATATTTATGCTGCGAACTATGTTTATTACGGTTCGCCTGCTGCACACGTCAAACCTGTACAGGAGAAATTAAAAAGATGGGGATATTATGACGGAAGCGTGGACGGGAAGTTCGGTGCCGCAACGGAAAAAGCCGTTAAGTATTTTCAAAGGAAAAACGGACTTACACAAGACGGCAAAGCAGGAAAGAGTACTTTAGAAAAGATGGGATTATATAATTTACTTTCATCTTCGGGAAGTACTTCCGCAGGTTCGTCTTCGTCATCCACTAATTCTAATGATGTAAATTTGATTGCGAGAGCTGTTAACGGTGAAGCCAGAGGAGAACCTTATGAAGGTCAGGTCGCCGTTGCCGCAGTTATATTAAATCGTGTTAAGTCATCGTCTTTTCCAAACAGTGTAAGCGGTGTTGTTTATCAAAACGGTGCCTTTGATGCCGTTGCAGACGGACAAGTAAATCTATCGCCGAATGCTTCTTGTGTAAAAGCAGCGAAAGATGCGATGAACGGCTGGGATCCGTCGGGCGGAGCGATTTATTATTATAATCCCAAGACCGCAACCAATAAATGGATAAGAACGAGACCTATTATCAGAACGATAGGTAATCATGTATTTTGTAAGTAGGTGAAGGAATGAAGAAAAATATATTAATCGGATTTTTACTTGTAGTTGTCGTTACTTTAGGCGTATTTTCTTATACCGGGACTAAAGCAAGCGGAAGTTTGGAGACTGCTGTTACCAACAATTATGAAAAGAGCCTGTCTTCGCTTTTAGAAAGCTTTGAACAGATGAATTCCAGACTATCCAAGCTTTCTGTAAGTAATGATGATAAGTTTATAAAAAAAGAATTAGTCAATTTGTATGGATTAAATCTATCAATAAATGAAAATATCAACTCACTTCCCATAAACCATTCTGCAGTGGTTGAAGCCAGCAAATTTTTAAATAAGACTACAAATTATTATTATTCTTTGATAACAGCAAATAAAAAAATAACATCCAAAAATAAAGCTGATATCAAGAATATATATACCGCAAGCGATAAAATATTCAAAAGATTAGATGAGATGAATAATGAAATAAGATACAGTAAAGACGGATATAACTGGGTGGAAAACAGTAATGTATTCATGGCCGATACAAGTACAAAAATAGATAACAGCTTCAAAGCTACCAATGAAGAGATCAATGAATATCCTACACTGATATTCGACGGACCTTTCTCGGATTCTATAAAGACTGATGAAAAGATAAAAGTAGGAAGTAAAGATATTACCAAAGAAGAAGGGCTTGAAACTGTAAGAAAATATATAGGCGGTAAAGCCGAAGTAAGTTATGATTCTTTTGATAACAGTAATATCGAATGTTATGTTTATAAGTATAATTTAAATAATACTTCTTATTATGTTTATGTAAGTAAGAGCGGTGGAAAAATAATCACCGTCAACAGTAACTACCTTGCGGCCGAAAATTCAAACAGAACCATTGATATCAAAGAGGCTATATCCATAGGTAAAAAGCATCTTGAAAATATGGGAATTAAAAACATGGAAGAAAACTACTATGAAACGGATTCAAATGTAGTTACCGTAAATTATGCTTATAATCAAGACGGGGTTACTTGTTATCCCGATTTGGTAAAAGTTAAAATAAGTTTGGTAAATAAAAAAGTAGTGGGTATGGAAGCTACAAATTACTATACAAACCATAAAACAAGAAATATAGATAAAAAAATATTAAAATTAAAAAATGCAAGAAATAAAGTTAGTAAAGACTTTAAAATAACAAAAGAAAGACTTGCTCTGATACCAACGGAAACGAACAGCGAAAAGTTATGTTACGAATTTAAAGGAACAAAAGATAAAGAAACATTTATTATTTATATAAACGCAAAAACAGGTGATGAAGAAAATATTTTAAAGGTCGTAGAGGCTGATGACAGTATTTTAACAATGTAATATTTTGTTGAAAAAAGTATTTAAAGATGATATAATTAGCCGAAAAGCAAGTCGTTTGATCGCTTTATATAAAGAGGAAAGTCCGAGCTCCATAGGGCAATAGTGCCGGCTAACGGCCGGTTAGGGTAACCTAAAGGAAAGTGCAACAGAAAGGAAACCGCCCGTAAGGGTAAGGGTGAAAGGGTGAGGTAAGAGCTCACAGTTAGGTAGGTAACTATCTAGACGTGTAAACCCCACTAGGAGCAAGACCAAAAAAGAACTAGGCTTTTGCCGGTCGGCTGCCCGCTGACGGTTCGTGGTAGGTCGCTTGAACTTATTGGCAACAATAAGTCTAGATAGATGATCATTAAAACAGAACTCGGCTTATGAACTTGCTTATAATAAAAGTACCGACGGTGCTTTTATTTTTTTATTTGAGTTTACGTTTATACTTGATTGATAATAAAAGTGAATTAATGTATAATGATGTAGATTTATTACTTAAGACTAACAAGAAAGGAGGACAAAATGTCGATATTTAAAAAATTTATAAATTATTATAAACCATATAAAAAGTTATTTTACTTCGATATGTTTTGTGCGATTATAGTTTCGATAGTTGATTTGGCTTTTCCTCAGATACTAAAATATTTGACCAACGGTCTTTTTACGAAGGGTACAAGCGTTATAGTTAAGTATATAGGTATAGTGGCAATACTGATGTTTGTTATGTATATAATAAGGACTTACTGTGAGTATTTTATCACTTCATGGGGACACATTATGGGTGCAAATATGGAAAGCAATATGCGTCAGGACCTATTTGACCAGTATCAGAGACTTTCATTTTCTTATTATGACCAAAATAATACAGGGGATATGATGTCGAAACTTGTTTCCGACCTATTCGATATTTCCGAGCTTGCACATCACGGTCCGGAGAATATATTTATTTCCACATTTAAAATCGTAGGTTCGTTTATATTCCTGGCGTTCATAAGCGTTCCTCTAACGATGATATTAGTTGTTATAACCATAGCAATGCTTGTTTTCTGTTTGATTTTAAACAGGAAAATGCAGGCTACCTTTACCGATAACAGAAAGAAAATTGCGGGGGTGAACTCTGCGGTGCAGGATAGTTTGTCGGGGATAAGGGTAGTAAAATCGTTTGCTAACGAAGATATAGAACATGAAAAATTTGATTACAGCAATAGGATGTTTTTAAATTCAAAGACTGCTCAGTACAAGATGATGGGTAAATATCATGCAGGTACATCGTTCTTCAAAGGGCTTTTGTACCTGGCGATAATAGTATGCGGAGGGCTTTTTGTAGCTTACGGAAAAATGAATGTTGCTGACCTTGCAGTTTATGCTCTATATATAGGTATATTTATTACTCCCGTAGAAGTCCTTATTAATTTTACCGAGCAGTTCCAAAAGGGATATGCGGGATTTAAGCGTTTCTTGGATGTTATAGAATTAAATCCGGATATTGTTGATAAAAATGAGGCAGACGAGCTTAAAAACGTAGGCGGAAATATTGATTTTAATAATGTTTCATTTTCTTATGAAGAGGGGAGTAAAGTCCTCAGTAATATTAATATTCATATCAAAAAGGGTAAAACAGTTGCTTTGGTCGGACCTTCAGGCGGAGGGAAAACGACTTTATGTTCTTTGATACCGAGATTTTATGATGTGGATAAAGGCGATATATTAATAGACGGACAAAACATAAAAGACGTAACTCTTAAATCCCTTAGAAACTCTATCGGTGTCGTTCAGCAGGATGTATATATGTTCGGCGGGAGTATAAAGGATAATATCGCTTACGGTAAACCGGGAGCTACCGATGAAGAAATAATTGAAGCCGCTAAAAATGCAAATATCCATGATTTTATAATGGAACTCGAAGACGGATATGATACTTACGTAGGGGAGAGAGGAACAAGACTTTCCGGAGGACAAAAGCAAAGGATCTCCATTGCCAGAGTATTCCTTAAAAATCCCGAGATACTAATACTTGATGAAGCGACTTCCGCACTTGATAATGAAAGCGAAAGACATATTCAGTTATCTCTTGAAAAATTATCAAAGGATAGGACTACTATAGTTATTGCACATAGATTAAGTACTATAAAAAATGCTGATGAAATCATAGTAATAGTAAACGGAAGGACTACCGAGAGAGGTAATCATAAGGATTTGATAGCTAAGAACGGTCTGTATGCAAAATATTATAATATGCAGTTTGAAGGGCTTGAAAAATTTGATATTTACGAAGATTAAAATGACAGCTTTATGCTGTCTTTTTTATTATTTGTATTTTATTTAAATATAATTTGATTAATAAAATATAGGTTAAATATTTGTACTTATATTTTATATTTTAAAAGTTATTTTATAGCTAATATATAAAAACTGTAAAAATAATAAATTAAGTGATATACTTGATTTTATAAAAAGTCATTAATTTATAAATTATTTTTATATATGATTAATAAAAAAGATATAAAAAGAGGTCAATGTTTTGATAAGAGATTTACTTTTAGAAACTTACGGAAAATATTTAGGCGGAGATTTAGTAAATACAGTACTTTCAAAAAATGAAGTAATGGTACACGCCTGCGGAAAAATAGACGGATACGAATATACGAATTCCGTTGATGCATTAGATATGGCGATAAAAAAGGGCGGAAGATATATTGAAGTGGATTTGTCACTTACCAAAGATGAAAGAGTAGTTTGTGTGCATAAATGGGATAAAAATACTTTTGAAAGACTTGGTATAGCTTATCGCACAGAAGGTTTAAGTTATGATGAATTTATGAAGTCCAAATATTATGACAATTATTCCACTATGGATTTAGATATGATTATAGATTATTTAAAGAAATATGAAGATCTATATATAATGCTTGACGTGACGAAAGATTTGGATGAGGAAGATACAAAAAAGATATATGAGTTGATCATAAAAGGATTTGAAGAGAATAAAAAATTGCTTGATAGAGTTGTTATCGAAGGCGGGAGTATAGAAATGTTTGAAGCCATAAACTCTATATTTGATTTTCCCAATAAGCATTTTTATTTGACCGGAAAAGATATAAATGAAGAAAGAGTAGATGAAATTCTTGAATATATAAAAAATGACGGACATTTTGTGAGTGTAAGTTCTCACAAAAAAAATGTAAAAGTAGATATAATAAGAAAAGTCCATAAACTTGGGATCGTTTATATAACATATCCGATAAATGAACCTGCAGAAGCTTTGAAATATTTTAATTTCGGAGTTGATATAATTTGTTCATCGGAACTGACCAAAGAGGATTTTTTAAAAGAAATAGAAAATATGTCCCATGAGGATAAAGTGAGATTATTCTTTGAAAAGGATGTATTTGCCGTAGATACTGCGGGTGCATATATAGTAAGTATTTCGGAAGATGAAGCTGAATGTGCGATGAAAGTCGAACATAAACATATAAATGGTTCGGGGATAGTACAAGGCGGTGCTTTATTTACCCTTGCGGACTTTGCCTTCGGCGTCCTTGCGGATTCTAAAGGCTATCCCCAAGTTTCCGTAAGTAATACTATTTCATATTTAAGACCGGGAGAAATGGGGGATATACTTACTGCCGTGGCGAGAGTTGTTTCAAAAGGAAATAAGATTTGTTTTTATAAAGTCGATATTTATAATCAGGATAATAAACATTTGGCAACTATGGACGTTACGGGGTACATTAAAACATTAAATATTAAAATAGCATTTTTTATTATTGTTTTGATTATCAAAATGCTTTATAATGATAGCCAATATAGTTAATTTTTCGGCTATATCAGCTATTTAGCTTGGGAGAAAATTATGTCAAAATTTAGCGTAAAAAAGCCTTTAACGATTTTTGTTGCAGTTATCGGGATCATAATATTGGGTATTGTCTCTTTTACCGAGATGACTCCTGATTTACTTCCGAATATAAACATGCCTTATGCTGTTGTAATGACTTCATATGCGGGAGCCAGTCCGGAAACGGTTGAAAGTGTCGTTACAAAGCCTTTGGAAAAAGGCATCGCAACAACTGAAGGTCTTAAAAATATAACATCAACTTCAAATGAAAATTACTCACTTGTAATGCTTGAATTCAATGATGATGTAAATATGGATTCTACTGTTGTAGATTTGAGAGACAAGATATCTATGGTCGAAGGATACTGGCCCGACGAAGTCAGTACTCCTTATATATTGAAAATGAACCCTAATATGATGCCTGTTATGGTAAGCACTGTAAGCATGAAAGGGGAAGACACAAAAGCATTGTCGTTGCTCCTTGAGGAAAAGGTCATACCTGCTCTTGAGGGTACTGACGGTGTAGCAAGTGTATCTACGAATGGTATGCTTGAAGACAGTATAAGCGTAGTTTTAAGTGATAAGAAGATAAAAGACGTAAATAAGAAGATTACAGATGCCGTGGGCTCTCAGTTTGCTTCAGGCGAAAGCCAGCTTGCAAGCGGTAAAACTAAGATCGCCAGCGGTGAAAAAGCCATAAATGCTCAAATCAAAGAGCTTAACAAAAATCTTAAGATATTAAAATCTTCTAAAACTCAATTGGAGAAACTACAGGATACTGTAACGGAACTTGAAGATAAAAAGTCCGAACTTGATTTAACCGTTACGACTTTAAGTGCAATAGACAGAAGTATAAAAGAACTGGAAAATTCGCTTAAAACCGCAGACCCTAACAGCGAAGAATATAAGACTATCGTTGCAAGTTTAGCGGCAATAGATAAACAGCTCGCATCCATGGGGCTTAAGAGAAGTGATGTTTCAAACAGTCTTGCACAGGCAAAAGCCGGACAAAAACAGATAGATCAAGCTTTAAATAAAATAGATAAAAATTTAAAGAAGGGCGGAGCGACCAGAAGCAATTTATCAAGTAAGATAAAAGAAATAGATAATGGCATAAATTCCATAAATGCAGCTCTTCCACAGTTATCGGCGCAGCTTCTATCGATTCAAAGTGGAAAGAAAGAGATAGCAAGCGGAGAAAGTGAACTTCAGGCTGCTAAAAAAAGTGCTTTGGATAAAATCGATATGTCCAAGACGCTGACTAAGGATATGATTTCGGGTATCCTTACGGCTCAGAACTTTTCAATGCCTGCGGGATATGTCACTGAAGACGGTGTTGATTATCTGGTAAGAGTAGGGGATAAGTTCAAGAGTGTGAACGAACTTAAGAATGTGACCATAATGGATATGGGTATAGATGGATTGAAGCCTATAAAATTAAGTGACGTCGCAGATGTTATGATAAGCGATAATTCCGATGCTACTTATGCCAAAATCAATGGTCAGGACGGCGTTTTATTATCTTTCTCAAAACAGTCGGACTATTCGACAACAGATGTAGCGGATAATATAAACAAAAAGTTTGAACAATTATCAAAGGATAATCCGAAACTTGAGTTTGTTCCTTTGATGGATCAGGGAGATTATATCCATATAATAGTTAATTCCGTTCTGAATAACTTGGTAGTAGGTTCGATTTTGGCTATTCTTATTCTTATATTCTTCTTAAAGGATATAAAACCTACCGCTATCATTGCGGTATCCATTCCTTTGAGTGTCCTTTTTGCAATAGTACTGATGTACTTCTCCGGAATAACCTTAAATGTTATTTCATTATCGGGACTTGCCGTCGGGGTAGGTATGCTGGTTGATAACTCGGTAGTAGTAATTGAAAATATATATAGGCTCAGAAGCAAAGGTTACAGTGTAATAAAATCTTCGGTGTCGGGAGCCGTTCAGGTTGCGGGAGCTATAACTTCTTCAACCCTTACAACTATTTGCGTGTTCCTTCCTATAGTGTTCGTTAAGGGGATAACAAAGCAGTTATTTACCGATATGGCTCTTACAATAGGATATTCACTAATGGCCAGTTTGATAGTTGCACTTACCTTGGTTCCTGCAATGTCCTCTAAGATGTTTAAAAAGACAAAAGATGTAGAACATCCTTTCTTCGATAAGATGTTGAATAAGTATAAAACTACGATCAATTGGGCGTTGGATCATAAGATAATAGTTATCGGTGCGGCTGTGGGAACTCTTGTCCTCAGTTTTGTACTCATAGGTTTCAGAGGATTTAGTTTTATGCCTGAAGTCGACAGCGCTCAGATATCGGTAGAAATGGAAATGCCTAAAGACGCTGTGTTGGAAGATACAATAAAGACCTCCGATAAAGCAATAAGTGCCATTCAAAAAATCAAAGGTGTAAAAACTGTGGGAGCTATGCTTGCTTCCGGAGATGCTACCAGTATGTCCGGTATGGCAGGTATAAATTCGAACAGTTCAAATAAGGTTTCTATATATGTTCTTGTTGATGAAGAAGCTAATGTAACAGGTAAAGAAGTTGCTGACAATATAGAAAAATTATCTGACAGTTTAAACTGTGACCTTACTGCCTCCGGTTCTTCATCCATGAGTGAAGCCACTTCTGCTCTCGGCGGTAGCGGTGTAAGCCTTAAAATATATGCCGACGATTTGGATACCCTCCAGACAACCGCAAAATCCGTAGGAAGTAAAATTAAAGGCGTTGAAGGGATAGATGAAGTAGATAATGGAGTTATGGAAACCACTCCTGAAATAAAGGTAACGGTAGACAAAGCCAAAGCAATGAAATATAATTTGACTGTAGCTCAGGTTTATGAAAAATTATCTACGCTTCTTACAAAACAGAAGATTTCTACTTCTCTCACACTTAACGGAGAAGATTATGATGTAATAATTAAAAATAACAATCAGGATAAAATAAACAGAAAATATGTAGAAAGTTATAAGATACCTTATTCTAAATCAGACGGAAGCGAGTCAAGTGTTAAGCTTGAAAAGATAGCCGCAGTAGATTCCGCTACCAGTCTTAATGCTATCAGCAGAGATAATCAAAAAAGGTATATAACCGTATCCGCAACATTAAAAGACGGATATAATGTAAGCCTTGTTACGAATGATGTAAAAAGTGCATTGAAAGATTATGATCTTCCTGGAGGAAGCAGTATAGAATACAGCGGTGAAAATGAGACGATCATGGAATCTTTGGGGCAGCTTGTCAAGATGATGTTACTTGCTATCATAATCATTTATTTGATAATGGTTGCTCAGTTCCAATCTCTTTTATCTCCTTTTATCGTAATGTTTACGATACCTCTTGCTTTTACGGGAGGCGCACTCGCATTATTTATAGCGGGAATGGAAATAAGCGTAATATCCATGGTAGGATTTGTAATGCTTGCGGGTATTATAGTTAATAACGGTATAGTGCTGATAGATTATATAAATCAAACAAGAGCGGACGGGATGAAAAAAAGAGACGCTATTATAGACGGCGGTATGACCAGGATGAGACCTATATTAATGACGGCTCTTACTACTATTTTGGGGCTTTCTGCAATGGCTCTCGGGATAGGAACAGGTTCTGAAATGATGCAGCCGGTAGCAATAGTGTGTGTCGGAGGACTTATATATGCTACATTTATGACTCTTTATGTAATTCCTGTGCTATATGATATTTTTAATAAAAAAGATATAAGTGTCATAAGAGATGAAGATTTAAAAATAATTGATGATTAATAAAAAAAGAGATAGGTCATTCTATCTCTTTTTCTTTTGCTTTATTTAACTTTATAAAATGCAGATAATAAATTATTCCAAATATTCCCGGTAATATTGGAGAGAGAAATTCTGCTATATATATACCTATATATCCTAGATTAAAATAGTGTATCAATATAATGCTGAAAAGTATCCTTATTATAACAGACTGCAGAATCGAATTAAGCATTGCAATAAAAGAATCTCCAAGCCCGGTCATAAAAGAGTCTAATGTATACATTATCCCATAAGCCACAAAGTTTATGGAACAGCATATCCTAAGGTATATTATACCTTCCTTTATTATATTTATATCTTTGTTAAATAGTTCTATTATTTCATATGAAAATATTTGTATCAATACTATGAGTAAAAAGGAACTTATAAGCGTATAAATTATTCCTGCTTTGACCGTTTTTTTTACATTTATTATTTTTTCTGCTCCAATATTTTGTGAAACAATGGTAGTTACACTTTGACCGATAGCCCAGCACGGCATTGCTGCAAAAGAATTTATTTTAAGTCCTATTCCCGCAGCAGAAGTGATTTCAAGTCCGTAACCGTTGAGTATTTTTGTAATTATTAAATATGATACATTTAATATTGTCATTTGAACGGCACATGGAAAACCTATCTTTATTATTTTTATTGCTTTATCTTTCTTTATGTATAAGTTAGTTATTTTTAATTTATATATAAAGTCGTGTTTATTAAGATAAATAATGGAAATTATAAAAGATACTGCTTGCGATATTATTGTAGCATATGCTGCTCCGTTTACGCCAATATGCAGTAATCCTATTAATATATAATCCAGGATTATATTTACTATTGAGGCTATAAAAACAAATGTAAGAGGGCTTTTAGAGTCACCAAGTCCCTTTATTACAGAGGTAGCAGCATTATATCCAAATATGAAAATAATTCCAAAAGATATTATTTTCATATAACTGTTTGCATATTGTAAAGAACCTGATGGCAGGTTCATGAAAATAAATATTTTTTTATATATAATTAAACTTATTAAAGTTACGATTAAAGCGAATATCATTGAAATAGAAAATAGTGTAGATATAGTATCTTTTATTTTATTTCCATTGTTTTCACCTTTATATTTAGAAACCAGAACGCTTCCTCCCATGGTTATTCCCATACAAATGGAAGTAATTATAAAAGTTATCATCACTGCACTATTTAAAGCTGCAATACCTTTTCCTCCCACAAATCTACCCACAAATATCATATCCACTATTCCGTAAACGGATTGGAGCATATTTGCTATAAAAATTGGAAAGGCAAATTTTATAAGTGTTTTATTTATATTTCCTTTTGTTAAATCTTCGCTCATTATTATTCTCCTTATTTTGATATAAAAAAGATCTGTAAAAAACAGACCTTTTGTTTTTAATAATACAAAAGGCCATAGATAAAACATTATCCATAGCCTTTGATTTTTTATTTATATTAAAATAAGTATTTCATAATAATTATGAAAGAACGTCAAAATATTAACTTATCTTTTCGGCTTCGTATAATGTTTTATCCAAACTTACTCTATACGAAGCATTGCTTATGCAAAGTTTCATTTTTCTTCTCCGAATTTATAATATAAAGTGATTATAGTATATTGGGGTTATATTGTCAATTAAGTAAATAAAAAACGCCTTATAGGCGTTTTTTATTTGATATTTTAATGTGTCATTATATAATCTGCGGTGTCTTTATCTATTACCAGTGTATCTATATATTTACCTTTGAGAGCAGCTAAGATAGCTTCGTGCTTATCTTCTCCTCCTGTAATACATACTACATTTTTGCTTCTTTTTATTGAATCGATATCTATTGCCATTACTCTGTTGTTAAAGTCGCAGTCTATTTTATTTCCTTCTTTATCAAAGTAATTTAGGCATATATTTCCCACAGCACCTTTTTCTTTTAATTCGCTATAATCTCTGGGATTTAAAAATTGCTGCTGTTCTTTCAAAGAAGAAGTTGAATTTGCCATAAGTCCCACACTTCCGAGAATTATATCGCAGTAGTTAAATAAAGAAAATAGTTTTTTAAGACTTTCTTCCTGCATCAAAGTATCTTTTGTTTCTTTGCTCGATACGAAAGTAGGTGCGAACATATAATAAGCTTTTGCGTCTATTTTTTCGGCGAAGTTTTTTGTGATATCATTTGTAAGTCTTGTATCTCCGAGGTTATTCAGGCTTCCTACAAGCTGAAGGGCTTTTATGTTCTTATACTTTCCTTTTAATACCGGAAAATAATTAACGGTGTTATAAATGGTCCTTCCCCAAGATATACCTATAGTAAGATTGTCCTCTAGTAAATCCATTACAAGTTCGACTCCTGCTCTGCCTAAAGAATGAAAAATGTCCTCATCTTCCTGAGGCTGTGCGACCATAACTCTTTTTAATGAAAACTTTTTTTCGATTTCTGATTCTAAGTTTATCAGATATTCTTCATAACCTTTGATATTTATGTCAACGATTCCAAGTTCTCTGCTCTTTTTTAGGAGCCTGTTAACTCTTTGCCTTGACATATGTAACCTTTGTGCAATCTCACTTTGAGTCAATTCTTGTTTATAATAGTAGTATGCTATCTTAGTTAGTATCTTTTCTTCAACCGCCATAACGACCTCCGTAACAAATGTTATTTTACGATATTATATCACAAATTGAGCA
This region of Anaerofustis stercorihominis DSM 17244 genomic DNA includes:
- a CDS encoding efflux RND transporter permease subunit yields the protein MSKFSVKKPLTIFVAVIGIIILGIVSFTEMTPDLLPNINMPYAVVMTSYAGASPETVESVVTKPLEKGIATTEGLKNITSTSNENYSLVMLEFNDDVNMDSTVVDLRDKISMVEGYWPDEVSTPYILKMNPNMMPVMVSTVSMKGEDTKALSLLLEEKVIPALEGTDGVASVSTNGMLEDSISVVLSDKKIKDVNKKITDAVGSQFASGESQLASGKTKIASGEKAINAQIKELNKNLKILKSSKTQLEKLQDTVTELEDKKSELDLTVTTLSAIDRSIKELENSLKTADPNSEEYKTIVASLAAIDKQLASMGLKRSDVSNSLAQAKAGQKQIDQALNKIDKNLKKGGATRSNLSSKIKEIDNGINSINAALPQLSAQLLSIQSGKKEIASGESELQAAKKSALDKIDMSKTLTKDMISGILTAQNFSMPAGYVTEDGVDYLVRVGDKFKSVNELKNVTIMDMGIDGLKPIKLSDVADVMISDNSDATYAKINGQDGVLLSFSKQSDYSTTDVADNINKKFEQLSKDNPKLEFVPLMDQGDYIHIIVNSVLNNLVVGSILAILILIFFLKDIKPTAIIAVSIPLSVLFAIVLMYFSGITLNVISLSGLAVGVGMLVDNSVVVIENIYRLRSKGYSVIKSSVSGAVQVAGAITSSTLTTICVFLPIVFVKGITKQLFTDMALTIGYSLMASLIVALTLVPAMSSKMFKKTKDVEHPFFDKMLNKYKTTINWALDHKIIVIGAAVGTLVLSFVLIGFRGFSFMPEVDSAQISVEMEMPKDAVLEDTIKTSDKAISAIQKIKGVKTVGAMLASGDATSMSGMAGINSNSSNKVSIYVLVDEEANVTGKEVADNIEKLSDSLNCDLTASGSSSMSEATSALGGSGVSLKIYADDLDTLQTTAKSVGSKIKGVEGIDEVDNGVMETTPEIKVTVDKAKAMKYNLTVAQVYEKLSTLLTKQKISTSLTLNGEDYDVIIKNNNQDKINRKYVESYKIPYSKSDGSESSVKLEKIAAVDSATSLNAISRDNQKRYITVSATLKDGYNVSLVTNDVKSALKDYDLPGGSSIEYSGENETIMESLGQLVKMMLLAIIIIYLIMVAQFQSLLSPFIVMFTIPLAFTGGALALFIAGMEISVISMVGFVMLAGIIVNNGIVLIDYINQTRADGMKKRDAIIDGGMTRMRPILMTALTTILGLSAMALGIGTGSEMMQPVAIVCVGGLIYATFMTLYVIPVLYDIFNKKDISVIRDEDLKIIDD
- a CDS encoding MATE family efflux transporter, with the translated sequence MSEDLTKGNINKTLIKFAFPIFIANMLQSVYGIVDMIFVGRFVGGKGIAALNSAVMITFIITSICMGITMGGSVLVSKYKGENNGNKIKDTISTLFSISMIFALIVTLISLIIYKKIFIFMNLPSGSLQYANSYMKIISFGIIFIFGYNAATSVIKGLGDSKSPLTFVFIASIVNIILDYILIGLLHIGVNGAAYATIISQAVSFIISIIYLNKHDFIYKLKITNLYIKKDKAIKIIKIGFPCAVQMTILNVSYLIITKILNGYGLEITSAAGIGLKINSFAAMPCWAIGQSVTTIVSQNIGAEKIINVKKTVKAGIIYTLISSFLLIVLIQIFSYEIIELFNKDINIIKEGIIYLRICCSINFVAYGIMYTLDSFMTGLGDSFIAMLNSILQSVIIRILFSIILIHYFNLGYIGIYIAEFLSPILPGIFGIIYYLHFIKLNKAKEKEIE
- a CDS encoding sugar-binding transcriptional regulator: MAVEEKILTKIAYYYYKQELTQSEIAQRLHMSRQRVNRLLKKSRELGIVDINIKGYEEYLINLESEIEKKFSLKRVMVAQPQEDEDIFHSLGRAGVELVMDLLEDNLTIGISWGRTIYNTVNYFPVLKGKYKNIKALQLVGSLNNLGDTRLTNDITKNFAEKIDAKAYYMFAPTFVSSKETKDTLMQEESLKKLFSLFNYCDIILGSVGLMANSTSSLKEQQQFLNPRDYSELKEKGAVGNICLNYFDKEGNKIDCDFNNRVMAIDIDSIKRSKNVVCITGGEDKHEAILAALKGKYIDTLVIDKDTADYIMTH